DNA sequence from the Uloborus diversus isolate 005 chromosome 1, Udiv.v.3.1, whole genome shotgun sequence genome:
CCCAGGTTCCATCATTCTTATGAACAcataaagaaaaaatgcattgatCAAATACTTTAGCCTATGTTTAAGAAATGAATTTACATTCAACCTGTCACAAAATTCATCACTATTAAAATTCATTCTAAAGCCATTTGTTTCttaaagtatttaaaacttgACTGGGTGCTATGCATTTCTAGGAATTTTAACTTCCAGAAATATTACAACTTTTTACCGAAAGATGAGTTAAAGGTCACTAAAGTTACAAAATCAGTttatcatgaaaactataaaatcccAAAAAACTTAATAGGCTGTAAAACCTAAACCGTTtcagattctccaaaaatattttatatgtcttcttaaatgcatagaaagaatattacagtagaagacagttataatgcacaccttgggaccacagcttttgcgttatacaggtttttgcgttatatagatcatttcacaaattttgatattaacattCAGAAtacatctatatattagcacttcaagATTTTTTATCTGCAATAAGTATGAAAGCACCagtattacaattagttattcacaaataaatatgtttcacaatcaaaagaaagtgcattatccggCACTTTTGCTAGCTTCATGGCTcacataacagctgcattttcaacagccatctggtattttctgtttactgtgagtacaaattttaaatttaaaagctttgaattaaggtggaaagatgaaaaattgcaaaatttaatttgtctaaccatttatgtttgcaaagcaaaacagatgGATTTTTAAGCTTCCAAAATCTactgtttacttctgaaaagttgggcgttttatagagaattgcgttatataggtcgacgttataatggtcttctactgtataaaaATCTGAGCTCCTAGGTGTCAAAACATGTCTTTTTTGTCAACCCTACATGGTATGAACCAGCaactaaaataatgtttaacttataaattactaaaaaaatgaatgaaatgagcTGATTTACAGTAAAGTGTATAATGAAATAcctcaaatttttcaaattaattgaaGATTTTTAGGATTTAAAAGGAtagaaatctcaaacaaggcataTGTTTCTAAGCTGGCATGTTTCAAAACATAAGTTTATAGCGGAAATAGAAGTGGATGCAGATCAAGGGATATAACAAAAATCCTAATTGTTTCACATTTATAAGACCTATAGGATCGCTCTGAGATCTGATAAAGTGAAACAGGGAAGAAAACTTAACAAAACAAACATAGAAGACCACAATTCCAGCAAAATCTCATCCCTATATACAGTAAAATATGATGGGGCATTGAAGATCTTACTTTAGCCATAATTTCGCTTACAACTTCACAATAAATATGCATGACTGTATTTACATTGTCAACGTTTATAAATAGGATtagaaataagaattaaaatgtgGGTCTCATGATCATGACAGTGCCTAGTTTAAGTTTCTAGTCAGAAAAATATACaaccaagggtgcccatatgggggggggggggaacaagtgggggctcaagcccccacctaccctttgaaatgagaacttccttgctttttgtactttttcttcgcaaaaatgtaaaaacatttcttctccagcaattaatgaataaattattaaaaatgtcgaatttttaataacttattcggTTTCTActgagaaaatatctgagcccctccccccttaaaattttgcatatgggtgccctagTGTACAACTTGGGTGCTATTTCTAATAAATCTAtaccctttttttacttccttttacaaaaaaggaagtattgtattcgcaaaaaaattttcactcaaaaatcgcccttaatttccattttgctcaccccaaatgaatgttgagtttttttttcgattcgaccacatgcggaaaagtgcctaagaatgtatagacacgcgaaatatccattttgaccatcaccgaggtaattacaacgacttttctcgtgacgtctgtatgtatgtgtgtatgtgcgtatgtatctcgcataactcaaaaatggtatgtcctagaaagttgaaatttggtacatagactcgtagtggggtctagttgtgcacctccccttttggttgctttcggatgttcctaagggggtcttttgcacctttttggggggggaaatcattgttaatttcgatgcaaactcaagtggtgttataatttggcggtcacttggcgatatatcgccagtcttttggttgccaagttttgtcgccaacttggcgattttttttttttttaaaatctgctttcaatgtggccattgctagtgatatttaaagagttagagagagaatcccattaaaattgcaataatagggaaatagcattaaattggtgtaaaaggaagtcatgtgatgcacacatcagctcgtttttttgaaatttgatccAAAACTTTTGGCACTTTGGGGAAATCTAGGCATCAAGTTGAAAATGAGGGCACAAAATATCTGCACATTTCTACTATCCCTCCTTAATAAATTTCGCTATGCCACAGCTTTGTTTGTTTGCAACCAACTTTGCTTGGAGAGGATCATCATTAATCTAAAGGAGAAAGCAACATCAACTATTACCCAGGTGTATCATTTCGAATACCAAAGAAAAAGGTCATGTTAACCATTGATAATACTTTATATAGGTTATTAAACCAAATGCTTATTACAAGCTTTAATATAACAAGTAATCATAGGTATACATTTTATTACCCAATACAAAATTAcagcttatatatttttttatagttaagagctgaaaagtaaaaattttatctacattttttagaatttatacTTGGTTAGTGAATAAATAATGTAATTCTTTGTTCAAGTGCAGCAAAGCAGTAgagttatcaaaaaaatattgctgcTAAGAAACATTTGATATTTTAAGTATCCCTTTCGTACATTatgtaaagaaatgaaaaatcgtaaaaaacgaaAGCAACATGGCCATATGTGCTGATGACCGATAACTCCTCATTCCTTCATCGATTCTTCAGATGGCTCCATGCTGGGGTTGATCTGCTGGTGatcttctttctttttgattCCAGACAAAATATCATCAATACGCAAAAGCATGATTGCTGTTTCAACAGCCGTTTTATAAGCTTGCAACTTTACTGTAAGTGGTTCCCAAACACCATAGTTTTTCATGTCCACCAACTGTCCAGTTTGTCCGTCGATTCCCCAAGATATATTACCCGCCGTTGCATGCTTAGCACGAAGAGCCGTCAAGGATCGGATGACATCTCCTCCGCAATTCTGGATCAGAGTGCGAGGAATAACTTCAAGGGCCGAGGCAACAGCACGGTAAGGCCACTGGCTGATACCCATGATGCTTTTGGATTTTTCCATCAAGCGCTGACTTACGGCCATCTCCACTGCCCCACCGCCAGGAACGAGATAAGGTTCCAAGATCACATTCCGAGCCACACACATGGCATCCTGCAAGCTTCTTTCTACTTCAGACAAAATGTCCTTACTTGCACCTCTTAGAAGGATGGTACAGGCTTTAGGCTTCTTGCATTCGACAACGTAACAAAAGTATTCGTCcccaattttttcaattttaaacaatcCAGCATCTGTGCCGATATCGTCTTCGGTCAGCTCATCCACACGATTGACGACGGTAGCACCACAAGCACGGGCAATTCTGTTGTTGTCAGTCTTACGGACTCTTCGAATTGCGGTGATGTTGGCTTTCAAAAGATAATGCTGAGCTAAATCACTTACACCTTTTTCAGTGAATACGACATCAGGTTTAAATTTTATGATCTCTGCACAAAGATCCTGGATGTATTTTTCttctaattgtaaaattttagtaaaatcttCCTCCTTCGAGATTTCTATTTCAGTTTGGCTTTCTCCTTTTTTATACTCCAAGTTGCAATCCAAAAGCATTATTCTTGGATTTTTAATATACCGTCGCATTTTTGCATGTGTTACATCTTTATTCAACATAACGCCATCCAAAACCTTGGAATCACCGATTGACCCACCTGGTATTTTCTCTACTTTTGCGTACCTTTTTATATCAATTTCCATGCGACCATTGACTTCAAGTTGAACAGTCCTAATAGCTGCCAGTGCTATCTCGCAGgctttttctccaaaatttcccACAACTTTCGTTCGCAAACATCCCATAATGATTTTCAACATCTCATCAGTATTATCAACATCTACTGGGATTGAAATTTGAGATTGTAAAATATTGACAGCATCATCTAATGCTTGGCGATAAGCATTTATAATAACAGTAGGATGAGTATTTTGCTCCAGAAAGGGTAATGATTTCTGAAGCAATTCTCCAGCGAGGACTATTACGGATGTTGTTCCATCACCCACCTCTTCGTCTTGGGTACGGCTTATTTCAATCATCGTTTTAGCAGCAGGATGTTGAGCTGTTATTTCACGCAAAATCGCATTCCCATCATTAGTCATGACAACGCCGCCCATGGGATCGAGAAGCATTTTTAGCATAGCTCTGGGACCCAGGCACGTGCGGATGACATCTGAAACTGCTTTCGCCGCTAAAACATTTTGCACCTGAACTTTACGACCCGATTCTCGCGTCGTATTTTGACTGAGCACTAAAATTGGTGCACCACCGAGTTGCATCATATTGAACGCTTCTGTAGAATTCTTAACAAAGAATTTATAACACAATAACAAACCGGAACGGAGGAGAGCTTTCAAGAATGGCGAGAGAGGAATTTAAAATCCGTTACGGTTGCGGACTGGACAAAGTTTCCTTTTCTCCTGAAACTGTTTCAAGTTATTTGACGTAGCagcaatttcataatttttcctctgcttattgaattttaaatagcCAATTTCAAccctgaaatatttttctaaaaattgacaAGATGAACTAAGGACTTGTCCTTTTTGTATTACAATAAGTTTAAATGGTGGCAATGAAAGAAGTTTCCGATTGAAAGAGACAGACGAATTTCTGCGCAGCAtgactaattaaaattaaaaactacactAAAAACCAAGAACTTATTGATTTCTAAGATGTTTCACAAAGTCTGTGTAAACTTTTTTATGCCTGGAAGTATTCCTTATTCTGCTTTTAGTATAGGAAAAAGTTCAAACATGtatgaatattttcatattataatgCTCAAAGTCAGTAATTAGTTACGCTACATAGGTATAGCCTATGGGGAAACTCATAGCAGGGCATTGATCTCTTCAGTTTCCCTTTCATCATAGCTTGCTATGTAGAGAAAAACGAAGGTTCAAAAGCAAAATCATATAAACGTAAAActaatgaaatatatatttatttttgtagaatttttcaaaaactcggtAAGAAATGGATCACcaatcctttttttctctttcttttattacTTTAGAGAAAATTATGAGGAAAATTTGGATGGTTTAAATATTGCTGCGGAAGTTTATTCCATAGAACTTGCCTATCTTTTCAACTTAGGATTTTAATTCTTGCCTTCAAAAGCTAAATCTGAAGAAATCTTCAAACTTCAAAAACcactaaattttcaatgtatatctCAAAGTTAATCAATTGTGACTGAAATTTCTTATGGTCTCCACCTCTCCCCTCTCCTTTGTTTACCATTCTGCTATtctaattacttttaatgttgtaGCAAATaattactgaaatgtttttaagaacgAAAAAATCCATATAATACCACCTGCGCTCTTTCCTCTGAATTAcctgaaaattataaaacattatcAATGTCAATATGTCATTTTCCCCATTCTTAAGTAAAATTACTATTCAGTTATTATATATCTACATTCAGTGCTGTAGCCATAAATCCTTTTTTTAAGGGGGTTCTGAATAAATTAGGGAGGGGAAGTAGATAAGATAACTTAAAGAGGCTGTGATGAGTGTGGGTGTAAGATAGCTTAAAGAGGGTCtctgatcttcattggggactaataaactgattGATTAGAACcggcctagctgggcccagaacctATTGCTGGTTGTCATATTtgtatttattgaattttattccCTTTCTAAGTAAGTTTAGTTTCCCTGTATATTTTGCCTAATCCATTCTCAATATTGTAATGATGTTTTATTATTTGAGGGCCTTCATCGTGCATTGCTGATTTTTAAGAcaacttttattgcaattttaatccCTAAGTCTTTTGTTTCTTCAAAGAGATATAGATactctcattattatttttttttaaataagcctccatttctaatttttttaaaccaggTCAGATTTCTCTTTAGTTGGCAACAAAGTAGATAATAACTTACGGGTAGAATTCTTATCCTggtaagattaaaaattaatgatttataatGTTGGCGGTGAAGGCCCTAAatcagcattttaaaaattatgtaccaTGGAACCCTAGGGTTCCATGATGATCACTCAAGGATTCCACGAAAAAAACTTGCATTCtttccatttttcaaattatcttcCAAATGAACAGCTGAGAATATAATAATAGTAGATTGAAAACCCAGTTACTGTCAATGTCTTCAACAGGGGTGCTCACCTCCCCTCCCTGCCCCAAATACCACAAAGGCCCAAATATCCCAAATTAAGCCCCTCTCCCCTCCAAAACAAAAATCCCTCCCCCTAttttaatggtgcagtctgcgctaGATGGTATTCCTGCTTTCAATTATGTCTGTTCTAGAATGCAACTCTTTTCTTCAAATTATATGCGATCCTTCCTTGCACCAGAAAGTTAAATTGATGCCATTCTGTGAAAGTCTGGTGCAATTTAAAGAGGGATGTTTCAGTTGGATTgtaagaggatctagatcatattacggagtgggctgataaatggggtatggctgttaatgttgggaaatgtcaagtgctacatttagggcatggaaataagtgtacaagttattatttgcaaggttcaattattagtcaggcagacaaagttactgatctgggggtcttaataagtcaggatttaaagttcagccaacagtgcagcattgctagtaac
Encoded proteins:
- the LOC129226558 gene encoding T-complex protein 1 subunit gamma-like: MMQLGGAPILVLSQNTTRESGRKVQVQNVLAAKAVSDVIRTCLGPRAMLKMLLDPMGGVVMTNDGNAILREITAQHPAAKTMIEISRTQDEEVGDGTTSVIVLAGELLQKSLPFLEQNTHPTVIINAYRQALDDAVNILQSQISIPVDVDNTDEMLKIIMGCLRTKVVGNFGEKACEIALAAIRTVQLEVNGRMEIDIKRYAKVEKIPGGSIGDSKVLDGVMLNKDVTHAKMRRYIKNPRIMLLDCNLEYKKGESQTEIEISKEEDFTKILQLEEKYIQDLCAEIIKFKPDVVFTEKGVSDLAQHYLLKANITAIRRVRKTDNNRIARACGATVVNRVDELTEDDIGTDAGLFKIEKIGDEYFCYVVECKKPKACTILLRGASKDILSEVERSLQDAMCVARNVILEPYLVPGGGAVEMAVSQRLMEKSKSIMGISQWPYRAVASALEVIPRTLIQNCGGDVIRSLTALRAKHATAGNISWGIDGQTGQLVDMKNYGVWEPLTVKLQAYKTAVETAIMLLRIDDILSGIKKKEDHQQINPSMEPSEESMKE